The DNA segment CTCACCAGCCCCCCGCCAGACACCACATCCTCGCCCTCCAGATAGGACGGCGGCAGATGAATCGCCCCCGGGATATGCCCCATATCGTACTGCACCCGCTCGCGGGCATCGATAATCTGCACATCCGGCATGGCCGTGTACAACCGTTGCGGAGAAATCAGCTGGGAATGCGACGGAACCTTCACCCTATAAAGCTCGCTGTATTCATCAGCCGCGTCAAGAACTTCACACAAAACCTGTCCCGGGAATAGCCGCTACGCCGGTTTTTCAGTAGCTTTTTACTCAACAAACCGCGGCGCGTGCACCACACCCGGTCCCCCGCCGCCCAGGAGGAACCCATGCTGTCACCCGGCGATACCGCCCCCGATTTCACCCTTACCGATGCATCCGGCCAACCCGTCACCCTGGCCCAGTTTCGCGGCAAAAAGGTCGTCGTGTACTTCTACCCCAAGGACAACACCCCCGGCTGCACCACCCAGGCCTGCGGACTGCGCGACGCCTACCAGGACATCCTGGACAAAGGCGCCGTCGTCGTCGGCATCAGCGCCGACAGCGAAGCCTCCCACGCCAGGTTCCAGAGCAAGTACGAACTCCCCTTTCACCTTGTCAGCGACCCCGAAAAGATAGCCATCTCCGCATTCGGCGCCTGGGGCGAAAAAAAGATGTACGGCAAGGTGTACCAGGGCATCACCCGCTGCACCTTCATCATCGACGAAACCGGCACCATCGCCCACGTCTTTCCCAAGGTCAGCCCCAAAACCCACGCCGACAAGGTACTCGAGGTTCTCTGAAAGAGGGAGGCCCATCAATCGTAGGCCGGCCCGGCAGTGCGCCCCTCCCGGGCGCACTAAAATTGACACTACCGATGGCACACAGTGCCACAGTGCGTTATATTTAGGTATATGAAACCGCGAATCGGTCTCGCAGTCCTGTTCCCCCTCGCGTTCGCCGCTCTCGCCTGCGACTTTGGCGACCCCTTTGCCGAGTACCGCGGGGTAAACCTGCTGCCAACAGAAGCCCAGGAGTTCAGCTTCACCGGCGACCAGACCGACTGGGCCTGGCAGCCCTACGTCTACGACCCCACCGCCGACGCCGATGACCCC comes from the Spirochaeta africana DSM 8902 genome and includes:
- the bcp gene encoding thioredoxin-dependent thiol peroxidase, with product MLSPGDTAPDFTLTDASGQPVTLAQFRGKKVVVYFYPKDNTPGCTTQACGLRDAYQDILDKGAVVVGISADSEASHARFQSKYELPFHLVSDPEKIAISAFGAWGEKKMYGKVYQGITRCTFIIDETGTIAHVFPKVSPKTHADKVLEVL